TGTTtcctaaatatttttttacaggGTGCtcccaagaaaaaaaaaaaagaatgccaTCAAGAGGAAATAAATGTCTCCTTATTGAAGCTCTAACATTGTTTAAAGGTCCGTCAGCGAGTTAAAATACAGAGAGACTTCAGAATCATTAACAAACgttaaaaacatgacacagtTACACATGACAGAGTTGGAAACTCCCCATGGCGTATGCTGCTTATTACAACTAAAAAGAAAGGGGAACGTTCACTGATTTAATTGCATTTTCATTCTCGGATATGGCTCCATAAACCCAGACTCTAAAAGTGTGACAAACACGGAATGTTGTCACTGTCCCTTTAAGTTGAAACCCGTCATTGCAACAGTGTCAAGTTGACAGTGTGACAGGAATGTGCTTTGGCTTTTTATCAGACAACACTGGTCACTTCTACGGTTTCTGAATTATAGTGATAAGCTTTGGCTTCACTTACGCGATCATGTCCCCAAACTTACTGCACTGTCACCAAATCAAATACTGCTAAAACATTCTACTCATGTTGAGGGACTTTTACCTGCTTatataaatgcaaacaaaaagttaacaaaaaaaaaaaaagactgaaatctCTGCTTATGGAAATATAAACTTTAAATAtgcaaacacatccaaaaaacctactaaaaatattttttccaaaaaaaacacaaacaaataaaacatttatatttggtcgatttaaacaacaaaaatacagtatgtacctGCAGAGTAACAAAGTCTCTCATACCAATCAATACTGGACAGCATATGAAAAACAACACTCTTTCTTCATAACAACATTAAATGCTCAATTCAGCACAGCatacagaaaatgaaatgtaacaaTGCAAGATGTTAAACAAAGGAAATCTGAACTCACACAAAGTGTATTAGAGTATTAACGTTAGAAGGTAATATTAACCCCATGTGTGGGGGTTTCATTTAACGGCATTATAAACTTGTGCTGTAAGACATTTAATGCGTCTGTAACGCTGAACCAAGTCAAACCCCACATGGATCAGCTCGTGAAAGTAATGTGGTTTTAAAGGCACCGTGTGATCAATACTTTAAAATTGATTTCGTCTCTAGAACAGAATGGCTGTTCCCTGCTGTGACACTCAAGCGAAGATTGTTTTCTTAAAAATTTACAATGAGTATTAAGTGTCGTAACTCAGTCCCTGGGTTGGAATGATAGAAATGTACTTTAATAGGcttatttgttttcttatgaCCTCTTCTtgacaaaagaaagaaacgtGTTCAAAGAAGGCAGAAGCAAAACATTGggaatgatgaaaataaatctaCTGTAGAAGAGCAGAGGGGCTTGACTTCAAACTTCCACACGAGGAATCATCAGCTGTTTATAGAATCATTCTCAGCCCCCGCTTGGCAGAGATTTCATTTTACGTCCACGCTGGTAACAGTTCAGGCGTAAAACTCCTTGGAAGGCGCTTTGTGATAGGCTGTCGTGGAGAGTTTGGTGTCTCCCAGGTCATAGCTACCTTCGTCCTTCTTCTTCATGCGGtaggcgaggaggaggagcaggaaaacGGCGCAGAGGAATCCGACAACTCCACATGCTATCACCGCTGGAGAGGACATATGAGAATATTAAGATTATTTGTTGACAGTGTTTTTCaagtcttaaaaaaataaaaataatgaccaACACTgtcataaataatgaaatacttAAAGCCCTAAACTGCTCTTAGAACACATTTTAtagtaaaagatctgaaaattaaaattaataaataaataaaacaaaactggtCAAATGTAATCCAACTCTGCATTTGAATGTGAATCAAACAATACAGCAGCATCagaatgattttaagtttattcttcacttGACCGAGTGGacaaaaaaatgggtgaaacggCCCTTTAAAGATATATGATTCAAGGACACTAAAATCAGGGTATCCTTCGTcatcaatggaaaaaaaaaaaaaaacatgtgtatgaACTGTTCTCACCTGCCAGAACTTCTGTCCTCTCCCATAAGTTCTCTGAGGTCACCTCTTCAGAAAAGTCACCGTTTATGCGTCGATCACTGGCGGAAATTTCATTGTCAACCTCCTCGCTGATGAAAACCTTTCCTTCCCCATCCCTGGAGGTCGAGATGTCCCACCTGTCCAGACTGTTGTCCTCGTCGCTATCCTTGGTCACGCTGATGTCTATACTGAATGTGGTTGTGGTGTCTTCATTGGGAGGCAGGCTGGTAGAGCTGGGGCTGGTGTGCTCTGTGAACCAGTCAGCGGTTGGGCCGGCACTCGGCACCTAGAAGAACATCCACGAGGTAAGTGCTTAGTGAA
The sequence above is a segment of the Solea solea chromosome 13, fSolSol10.1, whole genome shotgun sequence genome. Coding sequences within it:
- the LOC131471679 gene encoding syndecan-2-like produces the protein MNNLCLLLLVGLATGFIGEKKLLAAADDMYLEGQTSGDLPIDDEDGEDDGSGSGSGDYAFSDISDKEELIRRFLFNISKTTVSKEMVPVQPQPSADSPHIPSTTTAAADSPVQRVTEKTSPGGDNSVEEVPSAGPTADWFTEHTSPSSTSLPPNEDTTTTFSIDISVTKDSDEDNSLDRWDISTSRDGEGKVFISEEVDNEISASDRRINGDFSEEVTSENLWERTEVLAAVIACGVVGFLCAVFLLLLLAYRMKKKDEGSYDLGDTKLSTTAYHKAPSKEFYA